From Achromobacter spanius, a single genomic window includes:
- a CDS encoding succinylglutamate desuccinylase/aspartoacylase domain-containing protein yields the protein MANVTREDFSVAAATNASAYRRVTIPVLRIEAGPGPAVALIAGVHGDEWEGQAAILDLWHQLPAILQRGTVYLLPAVNAEASLAGTRLSPSDGGNLNRAFLGAPARGYTESIAAALEARLLTRVQAMVDVHSGGASLRYLPSSVITRYGNDAYDERLPALARAFGLPDCVFFRGGEAGSMPAAASRHGVLRLSAEIGGGRETSQSLADRCRVGLLGCLTELGLLPRPAHAHAAQDAEVRLYDLDAPAATLRARESGVFVPAVTLGQSVAAQQPIGRLIEPARPDAPPRALLSPQAGTVVCLRPIARSDDGDCLLQVAPALPLDSLASKY from the coding sequence ATGGCCAACGTAACCCGCGAGGATTTCTCCGTGGCCGCCGCCACCAATGCGTCGGCTTACCGGCGCGTCACGATTCCGGTGCTGCGGATCGAGGCGGGCCCCGGGCCTGCCGTCGCGCTCATCGCCGGCGTCCATGGCGACGAATGGGAGGGTCAGGCCGCCATCCTGGACCTGTGGCATCAGTTGCCCGCCATCCTGCAACGCGGCACCGTCTATCTGCTTCCCGCGGTCAATGCGGAAGCTTCGCTGGCCGGCACGCGGCTGTCGCCGTCCGATGGCGGCAACCTGAACCGCGCTTTTCTGGGTGCGCCGGCGCGCGGCTACACCGAAAGCATTGCGGCAGCCCTGGAAGCCCGGCTGCTTACCCGGGTGCAGGCCATGGTGGACGTGCACAGCGGCGGCGCGTCGCTGCGTTACCTGCCGTCCTCGGTCATCACGCGCTACGGCAACGATGCCTATGACGAGCGTCTGCCCGCGCTCGCTCGGGCGTTTGGACTGCCAGACTGCGTGTTCTTCCGCGGCGGCGAAGCCGGGTCCATGCCGGCGGCGGCCAGCCGTCACGGCGTGCTGCGCCTGTCTGCCGAGATCGGCGGCGGCCGGGAAACCAGCCAGTCCCTGGCGGACCGCTGCCGCGTCGGGCTGCTGGGCTGCCTGACGGAATTGGGACTGCTCCCCCGTCCTGCGCACGCACACGCCGCCCAGGACGCTGAAGTCCGCCTCTACGACCTGGACGCCCCCGCCGCGACGCTGCGCGCCCGCGAGTCCGGCGTATTCGTACCCGCCGTGACGCTGGGCCAATCCGTGGCCGCGCAGCAGCCCATTGGCCGCCTCATCGAACCGGCACGGCCCGACGCCCCGCCGCGCGCCCTGCTCAGCCCGCAGGCAGGCACCGTCGTCTGCTTGCGGCCGATCGCCCGCAGCGACGATGGCGATTGCCTGTTGCAGGTGGCGCCCGCTCTCCCCTTGGACTCTCTTGCATCAAAATACTGA
- a CDS encoding Bug family tripartite tricarboxylate transporter substrate binding protein, whose product MKRSASLAALLLCLAAPHAHADYPERAITLIVPAAAGGNADITARLIGQEMSRLLGQPVVVENRVGAGGRIGTQAVVRAPADGYTIGYAHVGTLVLHRYLFKQQLYDLDRDLKPIGLVAETPNVIVVNAASPYRDLKGFIEASRAQPDRLTMTSADPGTTSEVGVKLFIAQTGAAVRQIPYKATAAQLSDLLGGHVDSMMENLPPLIGNLKDGRLRALAVTTRKRAASNPDVPTVAEQGYPEYEQSAWSALVAPAGTPIAAISRLNAAMNQALRSDAVSRELRSRSQEPLGGTPQDVQAQIKKELPKWESIIKAATLD is encoded by the coding sequence ATGAAACGCTCTGCCAGCCTTGCCGCCCTGTTGCTTTGCCTTGCCGCGCCGCACGCGCACGCCGACTACCCCGAACGCGCCATCACGCTGATCGTGCCGGCCGCCGCGGGCGGCAACGCCGATATCACCGCCCGCCTCATCGGCCAGGAGATGAGCCGGCTGCTCGGACAGCCGGTCGTCGTCGAAAACCGCGTGGGCGCAGGCGGCCGCATCGGCACGCAGGCCGTGGTCCGGGCGCCCGCGGACGGCTACACCATCGGCTATGCCCACGTCGGCACGCTGGTGCTGCACCGGTACCTGTTCAAGCAGCAGCTTTACGACCTGGACCGGGATCTCAAACCCATCGGCCTGGTCGCCGAGACGCCCAACGTGATCGTCGTGAATGCCGCGTCGCCGTATCGGGACCTGAAAGGCTTTATCGAAGCCAGCCGGGCGCAGCCGGACCGCCTGACCATGACCTCAGCCGATCCGGGCACGACCAGCGAAGTCGGCGTCAAGCTGTTCATCGCCCAGACCGGCGCCGCGGTGCGCCAGATTCCCTACAAGGCCACGGCCGCGCAGCTCTCGGACCTGCTGGGCGGCCACGTGGATTCCATGATGGAAAACCTGCCGCCCTTGATCGGCAACTTGAAGGACGGGCGCCTGCGCGCGCTTGCCGTCACCACCCGCAAGCGCGCCGCGTCGAACCCGGACGTGCCGACCGTGGCCGAACAGGGCTACCCGGAGTACGAGCAGTCCGCGTGGAGCGCGCTGGTCGCACCGGCAGGCACGCCCATTGCCGCGATCTCGCGTTTGAACGCCGCGATGAATCAGGCGCTGCGTTCGGACGCCGTGAGCCGCGAGTTGCGCAGCCGCTCGCAGGAGCCCTTGGGCGGCACGCCGCAGGATGTTCAGGCCCAGATCAAAAAGGAGCTGCCCAAGTGGGAAAGCATCATCAAGGCCGCCACGCTGGATTGA
- a CDS encoding NTP/NDP exchange transporter, whose amino-acid sequence MAAGPLSWRARMSRALGIKEDELAPAACGFAFFFFLFCGYFMLRPIRETMGIQAGVNQLQWLFTATFLATLAVVPLFGWIATRVPRATLVTWVYALFALTMVGFAALLHQQPGSVWAARAFYVWLSVFNLFVVSIAWSLMADVFRMESAKRLFALIAAGASAGGLSGPLLGALLAGALGPAGLLVLSALLLTATLPLKQWLLAWRAASRPDVGHEDMQRPIEGGILAGLARIFQSRYLLGISLLVVLLATLNTFLYMEQARLVADAFPDTAQRIRVFSALDFTVQALALLSQIFITGRVAARLGLRFLLTAVPLAVALAFLALAAFPVFAVLAAAMILRRAGEYALIRPGREMLFTAVTPEDKYKTKNVIDTVVYRGGDAASGWVKAGIDMLGYGAALIALLGAVVAVGAAAVGYGLGKQADRQNGDIH is encoded by the coding sequence ATGGCGGCCGGCCCCCTGTCCTGGCGCGCCCGCATGTCGCGGGCGCTGGGCATCAAAGAGGACGAACTCGCCCCGGCAGCCTGCGGCTTCGCGTTTTTCTTCTTTCTCTTCTGCGGCTATTTCATGCTGCGCCCCATCCGCGAAACGATGGGGATCCAGGCCGGCGTCAACCAGTTGCAATGGCTGTTCACCGCCACCTTTCTTGCCACCCTGGCCGTCGTGCCGCTGTTTGGCTGGATCGCCACCCGCGTGCCGCGCGCGACGCTGGTGACCTGGGTCTATGCCCTCTTCGCGCTGACCATGGTGGGCTTTGCCGCCCTGCTCCACCAACAACCCGGCAGCGTCTGGGCGGCGCGCGCGTTCTATGTCTGGCTGTCGGTGTTCAACCTGTTCGTCGTGTCCATCGCCTGGAGCCTGATGGCCGACGTGTTCCGCATGGAATCGGCCAAGCGGCTGTTCGCGCTGATCGCGGCGGGCGCCAGCGCGGGCGGCCTGAGCGGCCCGCTGCTGGGCGCGCTGCTCGCTGGCGCGCTGGGCCCGGCGGGTCTGCTTGTACTGTCGGCCCTGCTGCTGACCGCCACGCTGCCGCTCAAGCAATGGTTGCTGGCGTGGCGCGCGGCCTCCCGGCCGGACGTCGGACATGAGGACATGCAGCGTCCCATCGAAGGCGGCATCCTGGCCGGGCTGGCGCGCATCTTTCAGTCCCGTTACCTGCTGGGCATTTCGCTGCTTGTCGTGCTGCTGGCCACGCTGAACACGTTCCTGTACATGGAACAGGCGCGGCTGGTCGCCGATGCGTTTCCCGACACCGCCCAGCGCATACGGGTCTTCAGCGCCCTGGACTTCACCGTGCAGGCGCTGGCGCTGCTGTCGCAGATCTTCATCACCGGGCGCGTGGCCGCACGCCTCGGATTGCGGTTCCTGCTGACCGCGGTGCCCCTGGCGGTCGCGCTTGCGTTCCTGGCGCTGGCTGCGTTCCCCGTGTTCGCCGTGCTGGCGGCCGCCATGATCCTGCGCCGCGCCGGCGAGTATGCGCTGATCCGGCCCGGGCGCGAGATGCTGTTCACGGCAGTCACGCCGGAAGACAAATACAAGACGAAGAACGTCATCGACACCGTCGTCTATCGCGGCGGCGATGCCGCCAGCGGTTGGGTCAAGGCGGGCATCGACATGCTGGGCTACGGCGCGGCGCTGATCGCGCTGTTGGGCGCCGTCGTCGCGGTGGGCGCGGCCGCCGTGGGATATGGACTGGGTAAACAGGCGGATCGGCAGAACGGAGACATTCATTAG
- a CDS encoding aldo/keto reductase, translated as MPDRRRFLQTAASAALFGTAWPAWAADPAQAMLKRPIPSTGEMLPVVGLGTADTFNVSPGDASAMAPLAQVLETLLKAGGTLIDTAPSYGEAEAVTGALLARDGGLRKRVFLATKISTRGHESAMRQVRQSQEALRSDKLDLIQVHNLIDTRNQLALLRDLKQQGVTRYIGITHYTDHAHDDLTELVEKEKPDFLQVNLSIASRSAEKRLLPACQANGVAVLINRPFEDGALFRQVKGVALPTLAAEIDCTSWAQIFLKFIIGHPAVTAVIPATSKPANMADNARAGFGRQPDAALRDRIAALLA; from the coding sequence ATGCCCGATCGCCGCCGCTTCCTCCAGACCGCCGCCAGCGCCGCCCTCTTCGGAACCGCCTGGCCGGCATGGGCGGCCGATCCGGCGCAAGCCATGCTCAAACGCCCCATCCCGTCGACGGGCGAAATGCTGCCGGTCGTGGGACTGGGCACCGCGGACACCTTCAACGTATCGCCGGGCGACGCGTCGGCCATGGCGCCGCTCGCCCAGGTGCTTGAAACGCTCCTGAAGGCGGGCGGCACGCTGATCGACACGGCGCCCAGCTATGGCGAGGCCGAGGCCGTCACCGGCGCCCTGCTGGCTCGCGATGGCGGCCTGCGCAAGCGCGTGTTCCTGGCCACCAAGATCAGCACGCGCGGCCACGAATCGGCGATGCGCCAGGTGCGGCAGTCGCAGGAGGCGCTGCGCAGCGACAAGCTGGACCTGATCCAGGTGCACAATCTGATCGACACGCGCAACCAGCTCGCCCTGCTGCGCGACCTGAAGCAGCAGGGCGTGACGCGCTACATCGGCATCACGCATTACACGGACCATGCCCACGACGATCTGACCGAGCTGGTCGAAAAGGAAAAGCCCGACTTTCTGCAGGTGAACCTGTCGATCGCCTCCCGCAGCGCTGAAAAACGCCTGCTGCCCGCGTGCCAGGCCAACGGCGTCGCCGTGCTGATCAACCGTCCGTTCGAAGATGGCGCGCTGTTCCGCCAGGTCAAGGGCGTCGCGCTGCCCACGCTGGCCGCCGAGATCGACTGCACCTCCTGGGCGCAGATCTTCCTGAAGTTCATCATTGGCCACCCCGCCGTCACGGCCGTCATCCCCGCCACGTCCAAGCCCGCCAACATGGCGGACAACGCACGCGCCGGCTTTGGCCGCCAGCCCGACGCCGCCCTGCGCGACCGCATCGCCGCGCTGCTCGCCTGA
- a CDS encoding Bax inhibitor-1/YccA family protein: MNEYRPSPFNRSGGVAGAPGEVARNQVLRNTYWLLALSLIPTVLGAAVGLYTGINRVMGASPGLSAIVFLVGAFGLMFAIEKNKNSSLGVVLLLAFTFFMGVMLSRLLGFVMGMSNGSQLVMTAFGGTAIVFGTMATLATTIKRDLSGLQKFLFIGAVVILVAALANIFLQLPALMLTISVLAIVIFSAFMLVDLQRVVNGGETNYVSATLAIYLDVYNVFSNLLMLLGIFGGNRE; the protein is encoded by the coding sequence ATGAACGAATATCGTCCGTCCCCTTTTAACCGTTCCGGCGGTGTCGCCGGCGCGCCGGGCGAGGTCGCTCGCAACCAGGTCCTGCGCAACACCTACTGGCTTCTGGCCCTGTCGCTGATCCCGACGGTGCTGGGCGCGGCGGTCGGCCTCTACACCGGCATCAACCGCGTCATGGGCGCCAGCCCCGGTCTGTCGGCCATCGTCTTCCTGGTCGGCGCCTTCGGCCTGATGTTCGCCATCGAAAAGAACAAGAACAGCTCGCTGGGCGTCGTCCTGCTGCTGGCCTTCACGTTCTTCATGGGCGTCATGCTTTCGCGCCTGCTGGGCTTCGTGATGGGCATGAGCAACGGCTCGCAGCTCGTCATGACGGCATTCGGCGGCACCGCGATCGTGTTCGGCACCATGGCCACGCTGGCCACGACCATCAAGCGCGATCTCTCGGGACTGCAGAAATTCCTGTTCATCGGCGCCGTCGTGATCCTGGTCGCCGCGCTGGCCAACATCTTCCTGCAACTGCCGGCCCTGATGCTGACCATCTCGGTGCTCGCCATCGTGATCTTCTCGGCGTTCATGCTGGTTGACCTGCAGCGCGTGGTCAACGGCGGCGAGACCAACTACGTCTCCGCCACCCTGGCCATCTACCTGGACGTCTACAACGTCTTCTCGAACCTGCTGATGCTGCTCGGCATCTTCGGCGGCAACCGCGAGTAA
- a CDS encoding DNA polymerase III subunit chi, translated as MTRIDFAFGAPDRLRMACQVVRKRVLAGQRLVVYCKDGSRLSAFDRMLWAFDDTAFVPHVLANDPLAAETPVVLTAGDPLQALQAAGQPDQPQPWLLNLDDDCPPGFDTFERLLEIVSDDPDDKQAARQRWRTYLTAGHTPQSHDLSRKAAP; from the coding sequence ATGACGCGGATCGACTTCGCCTTCGGCGCGCCGGACCGCCTGCGCATGGCCTGCCAGGTCGTGCGCAAGCGCGTCCTGGCAGGCCAGCGGCTGGTGGTGTACTGTAAAGACGGTTCGCGCCTGTCCGCGTTCGACCGCATGCTGTGGGCGTTCGACGACACCGCCTTCGTGCCGCACGTGCTGGCAAACGATCCGCTGGCCGCGGAAACCCCGGTGGTGCTCACCGCCGGGGATCCGCTGCAGGCCTTGCAGGCGGCGGGGCAACCCGACCAGCCGCAGCCCTGGCTGCTGAACCTGGACGACGATTGCCCGCCCGGGTTCGATACGTTCGAACGCCTGCTGGAAATCGTCTCCGACGATCCCGACGACAAGCAGGCGGCCCGGCAGCGTTGGCGGACCTACCTGACGGCCGGTCATACGCCGCAAAGCCACGACCTGAGCCGCAAGGCCGCGCCTTGA
- a CDS encoding leucyl aminopeptidase, whose amino-acid sequence MEFSTQTTASLHQVKTAALAVGVYADGVLSPAADIIDRASNGAVRAVVKSEFRGRAGATLTLRTLPGVAAQRVVLVGLGKQEEYSARTHASAEQAFAASCVAAQLTEGVSTLLANPIADIDLIARARSAAIAAGSAVYHYDASFGKPDRDARPKLKKIVQIVERADATQAQKGLREGSAIANGMELTRMLGNLPGNICTPTYLGDTAKRLAREFKSLKVEVLDRKQVEALGMGSFLSVARGSEEALRFIVLRHAGAKTAKKGAKAAQGPIVLVGKGITFDAGGISLKPAATMDEMKYDMCGAASVLGSFRALAELELPLDVVGLIPACENLPSGKANKPGDVVTSMAGLTIEILNTDAEGRLVLCDALTYAERFKPSAVIDIATLTGACVVALGNVNTGLFSKDDALADALASAGRRSLDTAWRMPMDDAYQEQLKSNFADLANIGGPPAGAVTAACFLSRFAKAYPWAHLDIAGTAWRGGKDKGATGRPVPLLMQYLLDQA is encoded by the coding sequence ATGGAATTTAGCACACAGACCACTGCTTCCCTGCACCAGGTCAAAACCGCGGCCCTTGCCGTTGGCGTGTACGCGGACGGCGTGTTGAGCCCCGCCGCCGACATCATCGACCGCGCTTCCAACGGCGCCGTGCGTGCGGTTGTCAAAAGCGAGTTCCGCGGCCGCGCCGGCGCGACGCTGACCCTGCGCACGCTGCCGGGTGTCGCCGCGCAACGTGTGGTCCTGGTCGGTCTGGGCAAGCAGGAAGAGTACTCGGCCCGCACCCACGCGTCGGCCGAGCAGGCATTCGCCGCGTCCTGCGTCGCTGCCCAGCTTACCGAAGGCGTGTCCACGCTGCTCGCCAATCCCATCGCTGACATCGACCTCATTGCACGCGCCCGCAGCGCCGCGATCGCGGCCGGCAGCGCGGTCTACCACTACGACGCCAGCTTCGGCAAACCCGACCGCGACGCGCGGCCCAAGCTCAAGAAGATCGTGCAGATCGTCGAGCGCGCCGACGCCACGCAGGCCCAGAAAGGCCTGCGCGAAGGCAGCGCCATCGCCAACGGCATGGAGCTGACCCGCATGCTGGGCAACCTGCCGGGCAACATCTGCACGCCCACGTACCTGGGCGACACTGCCAAGCGCCTGGCGCGCGAGTTCAAGTCGCTGAAGGTCGAAGTCCTGGACCGCAAGCAGGTCGAGGCGCTGGGCATGGGCTCGTTCCTGTCGGTTGCGCGCGGCTCCGAAGAAGCGCTGCGCTTCATCGTGCTGCGCCACGCCGGCGCCAAGACCGCCAAGAAGGGCGCCAAGGCCGCGCAAGGTCCGATCGTGCTGGTCGGCAAGGGCATCACGTTCGACGCGGGCGGCATCTCGCTCAAGCCTGCGGCCACCATGGACGAAATGAAGTACGACATGTGCGGCGCCGCCAGCGTGCTCGGCTCGTTCCGCGCCCTCGCCGAGCTCGAACTGCCGCTGGACGTCGTCGGCCTGATCCCGGCGTGCGAGAACCTTCCCAGCGGCAAGGCCAACAAGCCGGGCGACGTCGTCACCAGCATGGCCGGCCTGACCATCGAAATCCTGAACACCGACGCCGAGGGCCGCCTGGTCCTGTGCGACGCCCTCACCTACGCCGAACGCTTCAAACCGTCGGCCGTGATCGACATCGCCACGCTGACCGGCGCCTGCGTCGTGGCGCTGGGCAACGTCAACACGGGCCTGTTCTCCAAGGACGACGCGCTGGCCGACGCACTGGCCTCGGCCGGCCGCCGCTCGCTGGACACGGCATGGCGCATGCCCATGGACGACGCCTACCAGGAACAGCTCAAGTCCAACTTCGCCGACCTCGCCAACATCGGCGGTCCTCCGGCCGGCGCGGTCACGGCGGCCTGCTTCCTGTCCCGCTTCGCCAAGGCCTATCCCTGGGCGCACCTGGACATCGCCGGCACCGCCTGGCGCGGCGGCAAGGACAAGGGCGCGACCGGCCGTCCGGTCCCGCTCCTGATGCAATACCTGCTGGACCAGGCTTGA
- the lptF gene encoding LPS export ABC transporter permease LptF — protein sequence MSLFKRSVVSEITSHAGVVFSTLLVVWLSVLLVRLLGEAAGGNIGADVVVVLAALSTITALPTILAVSIFIAVLTTVTRNYRESEMVVWFASGLSLADWLKPVLRVAVPVALAVAGLTLVASPWAYRQIGEYHERFEQRSDLSKVTAGQFAESSGGSRVFFAEDPVNPTDELGNVFARETGPEWLSVLTASSAHSETLPNGDRFLVLGEGHRYDLKPGTPELRLVHFEKYGLRLESKSGGDPMAEARAAAERSSKARSTPQLVEDNTNSSWSQVMWRISLPLAALNLALLAIPLGAVNPRLGRSGDLLIAGLVGLLYMNMINLSRAWISNGKLSFGLGVWLIHGAVALLTAFLLMRRLRVKAPKNST from the coding sequence ATGTCTCTATTCAAACGCTCTGTCGTCAGCGAGATCACCAGTCACGCTGGCGTTGTCTTTTCCACGTTGCTCGTCGTGTGGCTCAGCGTGCTTCTCGTGCGCCTGCTCGGCGAGGCCGCGGGGGGCAACATCGGAGCGGACGTGGTGGTCGTGCTTGCCGCGCTTTCCACCATCACGGCGCTGCCGACCATCCTGGCGGTCTCGATCTTCATCGCCGTGCTGACCACGGTCACGCGCAACTACCGCGAATCCGAAATGGTGGTGTGGTTTGCCAGCGGGCTGTCGCTGGCGGATTGGCTCAAGCCCGTGCTGCGCGTGGCCGTTCCCGTTGCGCTTGCCGTGGCGGGCCTGACGCTGGTGGCGTCGCCCTGGGCCTACCGTCAGATTGGCGAGTACCACGAACGCTTCGAGCAGCGCTCCGACCTGTCCAAGGTCACGGCCGGCCAGTTCGCCGAGTCGTCCGGCGGCAGCCGCGTGTTCTTTGCCGAAGACCCTGTCAACCCCACCGACGAACTCGGCAACGTGTTTGCGCGCGAGACCGGTCCTGAATGGCTCAGCGTGCTGACCGCAAGCAGCGCGCACAGCGAGACGCTGCCCAATGGCGACCGCTTCCTGGTGCTGGGCGAGGGACACCGCTACGACCTGAAGCCCGGCACGCCCGAGCTGCGCCTGGTGCACTTCGAAAAATACGGCCTGCGTCTCGAAAGCAAGTCGGGTGGAGATCCGATGGCGGAGGCCCGTGCGGCGGCGGAGCGTTCCTCCAAGGCGCGCAGCACGCCGCAACTGGTTGAAGACAACACCAACAGCAGCTGGTCGCAGGTCATGTGGCGCATCTCGCTGCCGCTCGCCGCGCTGAATCTTGCGCTGCTGGCCATTCCGCTTGGCGCCGTGAATCCGCGGCTGGGCCGTTCGGGCGACCTGCTCATCGCCGGTCTGGTCGGTCTGCTCTATATGAATATGATCAATCTGTCGCGCGCCTGGATCTCCAACGGCAAGCTCAGCTTTGGTCTGGGGGTCTGGCTGATCCACGGCGCCGTTGCGCTGCTGACCGCCTTCCTGCTGATGCGCCGCCTGCGCGTAAAGGCGCCGAAGAACAGCACCTAG